The genomic segment AAAATGGCTAGCGAAGTTGAAGATACTTTAAAACGCATTCAATCGCACCGTGGAGTCATCGGTACAATTGTAGTAAATAACGAAGGTTCGTATTCTTCAACAATTTCTacacctattggctattagtattatacttttaatatattataaatatttctttgaacGTTCAGTAATTAGAGGTTTAATAATAACACTTTTTAGGCATTCCTATTAAGTCAACTTTGGACAATTCAACTTCGGTCCAATACGCTGGATTGATACAACAGTTAGCTGATAAAGCTAGGAGTGTTGTGAGAGATT from the Acyrthosiphon pisum isolate AL4f chromosome X, pea_aphid_22Mar2018_4r6ur, whole genome shotgun sequence genome contains:
- the LOC100162914 gene encoding roadblock-like isoform X1, with the protein product MASEVEDTLKRIQSHRGVIGTIVVNNEGIPIKSTLDNSTSVQYAGLIQQLADKARSVVRDLDPSNDLMFLRMRTKKHEIMVAPDKDFIMIVIQNPTEAQS